The proteins below are encoded in one region of Dehalococcoidia bacterium:
- a CDS encoding type II toxin-antitoxin system HicA family toxin produces MSVKRRDLLKYFEENGFRLLREGSKHSIYTNDIKTVPVKRHPTLDRITANELCKQAGLSPKF; encoded by the coding sequence TTGTCGGTTAAACGTCGGGATTTGTTGAAATACTTTGAAGAAAATGGCTTTCGTTTGTTGCGTGAAGGCAGCAAACATTCTATCTATACTAATGATATCAAAACCGTGCCGGTGAAACGGCATCCGACCCTCGACAGGATAACCGCAAATGAGTTGTGCAAACAGGCCGGGTTATCTCCCAAATTCTAG
- a CDS encoding type II toxin-antitoxin system HicB family antitoxin, which yields MLKSYTAKYLKISSGYMGQLVEWPEVITEGKTIDECRELLKDAVGEMIMAYKQQGREIPLGGGLLEHVLIEA from the coding sequence GTGTTGAAGAGCTACACGGCCAAGTACCTGAAAATAAGTTCTGGCTACATGGGGCAGCTTGTCGAATGGCCTGAAGTGATTACGGAGGGCAAAACCATAGACGAGTGCAGGGAATTGCTCAAAGACGCTGTGGGCGAGATGATAATGGCCTATAAACAACAGGGGCGAGAGATACCTTTGGGCGGAGGTTTGCTTGAGCATGTACTTATAGAGGCATAG
- the recJ gene encoding single-stranded-DNA-specific exonuclease RecJ, translating to MDTGTIQRGRRLNRCRWSILPRIPAGHPINTAEYSPLLKQLLYNRGLSEPALAQAFFSADSRLSGDPWMMPDIEKAVQRIQKALLSGEKIAVYGDFDVDGISATALLVKGLERLGGHVIPYIPHRLQEGHGLNSYALAELREHGVTLVITADCGITGTAQMRETHKPRLPPLDLIITDHHLPLEELPPAIAVVDPKRQDSRYPFADLAGVGVAYKLLQALYQGLGKENEVQEFLDLVALGTVADMMPLVGENRYLVKAGLEQLRNTTRPGLRELASQAGIKLEKMDAQDISFGLAPRLNAAGRLEHAISAYNLLVTESPEEARTLGQALAEQNSERQRLTAAAMTHAREQVVAKGISPILIARDPGYAGGVLGLVAGRLCDEFYHPAIVIQTGEEVCHGSCRSIPEFNITEAISKCSDLLTRFGGHAQAAGFTLLAANLPRFEERLNEIAVGELAMLDLRPRIDIDASVRFSELSGATHTQIQKLAPFGMGNAAPVFISQGTRIADCRTMGSSGAHLRLKLKQGAGLWDAVAFGAGERIVDVQLPLDIVYNLEQDDWNGESRLRLNIMDFAPSGVNI from the coding sequence ATTGATACTGGGACGATACAGCGAGGCAGGCGTTTGAACCGTTGCCGCTGGAGCATCCTGCCGCGTATACCGGCCGGTCACCCTATAAACACCGCTGAATACTCTCCGCTGCTGAAGCAACTCCTTTACAACCGGGGGCTGAGCGAACCCGCCCTGGCGCAAGCTTTCTTCAGCGCTGACAGCCGGTTGAGCGGAGACCCCTGGATGATGCCTGATATCGAGAAAGCTGTCCAGCGCATCCAGAAAGCCCTCCTCAGCGGCGAAAAGATAGCCGTTTACGGCGATTTCGACGTCGACGGCATCAGCGCCACAGCGTTACTGGTCAAGGGACTTGAGCGGCTGGGCGGTCACGTCATTCCTTACATACCGCACCGCTTACAGGAAGGGCACGGTTTAAACAGCTACGCCCTTGCAGAGCTGCGGGAACACGGTGTGACCCTGGTAATCACAGCGGACTGTGGCATCACCGGCACAGCGCAGATGCGTGAGACACACAAGCCCCGCCTGCCCCCGCTGGATTTGATAATCACCGACCACCACCTGCCGCTGGAAGAGTTACCCCCCGCTATTGCCGTAGTGGACCCCAAACGACAGGATTCGCGTTATCCTTTTGCAGACCTCGCCGGCGTGGGTGTGGCGTACAAGCTGTTGCAAGCTCTATATCAAGGTTTGGGTAAAGAAAATGAAGTCCAGGAGTTCCTCGACCTGGTGGCGCTCGGCACAGTAGCGGATATGATGCCTCTAGTAGGGGAAAACCGCTACCTTGTAAAAGCCGGCCTCGAACAACTGAGGAATACCACGCGTCCTGGCCTTAGAGAACTGGCCTCGCAGGCAGGCATCAAACTGGAAAAAATGGATGCCCAGGATATCTCTTTCGGCCTGGCCCCGCGCCTCAACGCCGCCGGCAGGCTGGAACACGCTATCTCAGCCTACAATCTGCTGGTAACCGAGTCACCTGAAGAAGCGCGCACACTGGGGCAAGCTCTGGCGGAACAGAACAGCGAGCGCCAGCGCCTTACCGCCGCTGCTATGACCCATGCCCGGGAACAGGTGGTGGCGAAGGGCATTTCGCCCATTCTTATCGCCCGCGACCCCGGCTATGCCGGCGGGGTACTGGGGCTGGTGGCGGGCAGATTGTGTGATGAGTTCTACCACCCTGCCATCGTCATACAGACAGGCGAAGAGGTTTGTCACGGCAGTTGCCGCAGCATACCTGAGTTCAATATTACCGAGGCTATCAGTAAATGCTCCGACCTGCTGACGCGCTTCGGCGGGCATGCCCAGGCAGCCGGTTTCACCCTGCTTGCTGCCAACCTGCCCAGGTTTGAAGAACGCCTTAACGAAATCGCCGTCGGTGAACTCGCCATGCTCGACCTGCGCCCCCGGATAGACATTGACGCTTCTGTCAGGTTCAGCGAACTGAGTGGAGCAACCCATACACAAATTCAGAAGCTGGCGCCCTTCGGCATGGGTAACGCAGCTCCTGTTTTCATCAGCCAGGGCACGCGCATCGCCGACTGCCGTACCATGGGCTCCAGCGGCGCGCACCTCAGGCTCAAGCTCAAGCAGGGCGCCGGTTTATGGGACGCGGTGGCCTTCGGTGCCGGCGAACGCATCGTGGACGTGCAACTGCCACTGGACATCGTATATAATCTGGAGCAGGACGACTGGAACGGGGAATCCCGGCTGCGTCTGAACATCATGGACTTTGCCCCGTCGGGCGTAAATAT
- the mtaB gene encoding tRNA (N(6)-L-threonylcarbamoyladenosine(37)-C(2))-methylthiotransferase MtaB — protein MPFGVFLCYNSSVMPREIRVAIETLGCKLNQAESETLARQLAAAGCQIVGVNEKTDAFILNTCTVTHIADRKCRQSLRAARRNNPNALIVATGCYANCSESELWGIPDIDLILKNKDKDSLSQIVAQRLGASSPAGMTETGLRTRAFIKAQDGCNRRCAYCIVPMVRGREKSLPSDVVMAEIQARVADDYKEVVLTGTEVGSYSSDGLNIKGLLRRILAETKIERLRVSSLQPYEITPELLALWKNSRLCPHFHISLQSGADVVLNHMKRGYSTSEFEKALKKIRETLPEAATTTDVIVGFPGETDAEFQQTVDFCRRVGFARIHVFAFSPRPGTAAADMTGQVDARIKKERSAKMLALAKESAAEFRCAFLGRTLTVLWEQKSNAGVWSGYTSNYIRIYTRSERNLTNVLTETRLVKLYRDGVWGEPMNPEENK, from the coding sequence ATGCCATTTGGCGTCTTCCTCTGTTATAATTCTAGTGTTATGCCTCGAGAAATCCGCGTTGCCATCGAAACCCTCGGCTGCAAGCTGAACCAGGCCGAGTCGGAAACGCTGGCCAGGCAACTCGCTGCGGCAGGATGTCAAATCGTCGGCGTCAATGAAAAGACCGATGCTTTTATCCTCAACACATGCACCGTCACCCATATCGCCGACCGCAAGTGCCGCCAGTCTCTGCGCGCCGCCCGCCGCAACAACCCTAATGCTTTGATCGTCGCCACCGGCTGCTATGCCAACTGCTCGGAGAGTGAACTGTGGGGTATACCGGACATAGACTTGATTCTGAAAAATAAGGACAAAGACTCGCTTTCCCAGATAGTTGCGCAGCGTCTCGGGGCGTCCAGTCCTGCCGGTATGACAGAAACTGGTCTGCGCACGCGGGCCTTTATCAAAGCGCAAGACGGTTGCAACCGCCGCTGTGCCTACTGCATCGTGCCGATGGTGCGCGGGCGCGAAAAAAGCCTGCCTTCCGACGTCGTGATGGCGGAAATTCAGGCCAGAGTGGCTGACGACTATAAAGAAGTGGTGCTCACCGGAACGGAAGTCGGTTCATATTCCTCAGATGGTTTAAATATCAAGGGGCTGCTTAGGCGCATCCTGGCCGAAACGAAAATAGAGCGCCTGCGTGTTTCTTCGTTGCAGCCGTACGAAATAACCCCCGAATTACTCGCTTTATGGAAGAATTCTAGATTATGTCCCCACTTTCATATCTCGCTGCAAAGCGGGGCGGACGTTGTGCTCAACCATATGAAACGAGGCTATTCAACTTCCGAATTTGAAAAAGCTCTGAAGAAGATTAGAGAAACGTTGCCGGAAGCGGCCACAACCACTGACGTTATCGTTGGATTCCCTGGAGAAACCGATGCCGAGTTTCAACAGACCGTAGATTTCTGCCGCAGGGTGGGTTTTGCTCGCATCCATGTATTCGCCTTTTCGCCTAGGCCGGGAACTGCTGCCGCGGATATGACCGGACAGGTAGACGCGCGGATAAAAAAAGAGCGTTCCGCTAAAATGCTGGCGTTGGCAAAAGAAAGTGCTGCAGAGTTTCGCTGCGCTTTCCTTGGCAGGACCTTAACAGTGCTGTGGGAGCAAAAATCAAACGCAGGTGTCTGGTCGGGATATACGTCCAACTACATCCGCATTTATACTCGAAGTGAGCGAAACCTGACCAATGTTTTAACCGAAACGAGGTTGGTAAAATTATACAGAGACGGGGTCTGGGGAGAACCGATGAATCCGGAGGAGAATAAATGA
- the fabF gene encoding beta-ketoacyl-[acyl-carrier-protein] synthase II, with protein MSNTNHRVVITGIGMLTPLGLDTASTWQGLISGKSGINCITQFDVSRHDTKIAGEIKGFDPTAFMSVKEAKRMDRFAQLAVAAAKQALVQSGLVVDASNADSIGTIIGSGIGGLNTLFEQAKILIEKGPDRLSPFTVPMMISDMAAGQVSISLGLKGTNFCTTSACSSGADAIGVAFEFIRRGDMPVIFTGGSESCINPIGVGSFSALKALSTRNDSPETASRPFDATRDGFIISEGSAVLVLESLEHARARGAHIIGEMLSYGASADAYHMTQPTESGEGGVRSMKRAIERAGLKPEDIDYVNAHGTSTQLNDKMETCAIKSVFGQNAGKVPVSSTKSMTGHLIGAAGALEASICALVIKEGIIPPTINLTHPDPNCDLDYVPNKARKAKVKIALSNSFGFGGHNSTLILGRYSEAGV; from the coding sequence ATGTCAAACACCAATCACAGAGTCGTCATCACCGGTATAGGCATGCTTACCCCGTTAGGGCTGGATACCGCCAGCACCTGGCAGGGGCTTATCTCCGGTAAATCCGGAATAAACTGCATAACTCAGTTCGATGTTTCAAGACACGATACCAAAATTGCCGGCGAAATAAAGGGCTTCGACCCGACCGCCTTCATGAGCGTTAAGGAAGCTAAGCGCATGGACCGCTTCGCGCAACTGGCTGTAGCGGCTGCCAAACAGGCGCTGGTGCAGTCCGGACTGGTAGTGGACGCCTCCAACGCTGACTCTATCGGCACCATTATCGGCAGCGGCATCGGCGGACTAAATACCCTATTCGAACAGGCCAAAATCCTCATTGAAAAAGGCCCCGACAGGCTCAGTCCTTTTACCGTTCCTATGATGATCTCGGATATGGCGGCAGGGCAGGTATCGATTTCTCTCGGCCTCAAGGGCACCAACTTCTGCACTACTTCCGCCTGCTCATCGGGGGCAGATGCTATCGGCGTCGCCTTTGAATTTATCCGGCGCGGCGACATGCCCGTTATCTTCACCGGAGGCAGCGAATCCTGCATCAACCCCATCGGCGTCGGCAGTTTTAGCGCCCTCAAAGCTCTCTCGACACGCAATGACAGCCCCGAGACGGCTTCGCGCCCCTTCGATGCCACGCGCGACGGATTTATCATCAGCGAAGGCTCAGCGGTTCTTGTTCTGGAGAGCCTGGAACATGCCAGAGCGCGGGGAGCGCATATTATCGGAGAGATGCTCTCCTACGGGGCCAGCGCCGACGCCTACCACATGACGCAGCCCACCGAGAGCGGCGAGGGCGGCGTGCGCTCCATGAAACGAGCTATCGAGCGCGCCGGGTTGAAGCCGGAAGATATCGATTACGTCAACGCGCACGGCACTTCCACCCAGCTCAACGACAAGATGGAGACCTGTGCCATCAAGTCTGTCTTCGGGCAGAATGCCGGCAAAGTTCCTGTCAGCTCCACCAAATCCATGACCGGTCACCTCATCGGCGCCGCGGGGGCGCTGGAAGCTTCTATCTGCGCGCTGGTCATTAAAGAGGGCATCATTCCGCCCACTATCAACCTGACTCATCCCGATCCCAACTGCGACCTGGACTACGTGCCCAACAAGGCGCGCAAGGCCAAAGTAAAAATAGCCCTTTCCAACTCGTTCGGTTTCGGCGGGCACAACTCGACATTGATACTGGGACGATACAGCGAGGCAGGCGTTTGA